In Cytobacillus oceanisediminis, the following proteins share a genomic window:
- a CDS encoding YaiI/YqxD family protein yields MDADSCPVKEEIVEIANSFTMDAVFVASYAHMKNDLNGAVWKFVDSSKEAADLFIMNYVKSGDVVVTQDIGLASTLLLNGVYVLSPRGILFEENEIRTALEMRHLSAKARRRGVYGKGPKPYSREDRSRFVQQLTKILSNLEGIQ; encoded by the coding sequence GTGGATGCTGATTCCTGTCCCGTAAAAGAAGAAATTGTCGAAATAGCCAATTCCTTTACAATGGACGCAGTGTTTGTTGCTTCTTATGCCCATATGAAAAATGACCTAAATGGGGCTGTCTGGAAATTTGTTGACAGCAGTAAGGAAGCTGCTGATTTATTCATAATGAATTATGTGAAATCAGGAGATGTAGTGGTAACTCAAGATATTGGATTGGCTTCAACTCTTTTGCTGAATGGTGTTTACGTCCTTTCCCCCAGGGGAATTTTATTTGAAGAAAATGAAATCCGGACCGCGCTTGAAATGAGGCATCTTTCAGCGAAAGCGCGAAGAAGAGGAGTTTATGGGAAAGGCCCAAAACCATACAGCCGAGAGGACCGATCCAGGTTTGTGCAGCAATTGACAAAGATTTTGTCGAATCTTGAAGGAATTCAGTAA
- a CDS encoding pyruvate, water dikinase regulatory protein → MEKLPIIYVVSDSVGETAELVTKAATSQFNGSDIFIKRFPYVEEKVHIDEVISLAKLDNGMIAYTMVKPDMRKYINQRSAEEGIYAFDIVGPLMDQIQRACGITPLFEPGLVRKLDEDYFKKIEAIEFAVKYDDGRDPRGILKADIVLIGVSRTSKTPLSQYLAHKRLKVANVPLVPEVDPPEELFLVPPDKCFGLKISPEKLNFIRRERLISLGLSDNASYANIERIKEEIGYFEKIVSKIKCPVIDVTNKAVEETANMILNQYRKSFPKS, encoded by the coding sequence ATGGAAAAATTGCCGATCATCTACGTCGTTTCGGACTCAGTGGGAGAAACGGCCGAACTTGTAACAAAAGCTGCCACGAGTCAGTTTAATGGCAGTGATATATTTATTAAGCGCTTTCCATATGTTGAAGAAAAAGTACATATTGATGAAGTCATTTCGCTGGCAAAGCTGGATAATGGGATGATAGCCTATACAATGGTTAAGCCGGATATGAGGAAGTATATTAACCAGCGGTCTGCAGAAGAAGGGATATATGCTTTTGATATCGTTGGTCCATTAATGGATCAAATCCAAAGAGCCTGCGGCATTACACCGCTTTTCGAACCTGGACTGGTCAGAAAGCTTGATGAGGATTATTTTAAAAAGATTGAGGCTATCGAGTTCGCTGTGAAATATGATGATGGCCGAGACCCTCGTGGAATATTAAAAGCGGATATAGTGTTAATAGGCGTTTCAAGGACATCAAAAACACCTCTTTCTCAATATCTTGCACATAAGCGCCTTAAAGTGGCTAACGTTCCCCTTGTTCCTGAAGTCGATCCTCCAGAAGAGCTGTTTCTTGTCCCGCCGGATAAGTGCTTCGGTCTGAAAATCAGTCCTGAGAAATTAAACTTTATCCGAAGAGAACGTCTAATATCGCTAGGTTTAAGCGATAATGCCAGCTATGCTAATATAGAGAGAATCAAAGAAGAAATAGGTTACTTTGAGAAAATCGTATCCAAAATTAAATGCCCGGTTATAGATGTCACGAATAAGGCAGTAGAAGAAACAGCCAATATGATCTTAAATCAATACCGTAAAAGCTTTCCGAAAAGCTAG
- a CDS encoding helix-turn-helix transcriptional regulator, producing the protein MVRKIELNKRQEKIIEIVKENGPITGESIAEQLNLTRATLRPDLAILTMAGYLDARPRVGYFYTGKTGAQLLTENLQKLYVRDYQSIPVVVNENVSVYDAIVTMFLEDVGTLFVVDQSSLLVGVLSRKDLLRASIGKQELNSIPVNIIMTRMPNITMCEKDDLLIEVAKKLIEKQIDALPVVKKTEKGFEVNGRITKTNLTKAFLALAGEK; encoded by the coding sequence GTGGTGAGGAAAATCGAATTAAATAAAAGGCAGGAAAAGATCATAGAAATCGTAAAGGAAAACGGACCTATCACTGGTGAAAGTATAGCGGAACAGCTTAACTTAACCAGGGCAACACTAAGGCCGGATCTGGCTATATTAACGATGGCAGGCTATTTGGATGCCCGTCCGCGTGTAGGCTATTTTTATACAGGGAAAACCGGGGCACAGCTGTTGACAGAAAACCTTCAGAAGCTTTATGTAAGAGATTATCAATCCATTCCTGTAGTTGTTAATGAGAATGTATCGGTATATGATGCAATTGTGACTATGTTTCTGGAAGATGTCGGCACGCTATTTGTAGTGGACCAGAGTTCGCTGCTTGTAGGGGTTTTGTCAAGGAAGGATTTGCTTCGGGCAAGTATTGGCAAGCAGGAGCTTAATTCCATCCCTGTTAATATCATTATGACAAGAATGCCTAATATTACGATGTGTGAAAAAGATGATTTGCTCATAGAAGTTGCTAAAAAGCTGATTGAAAAGCAAATCGATGCCCTTCCTGTTGTAAAAAAGACGGAGAAAGGGTTCGAAGTAAACGGCAGGATAACCAAAACAAACCTGACAAAAGCATTCTTGGCCCTGGCCGGAGAAAAGTAG
- the glyS gene encoding glycine--tRNA ligase subunit beta: MNKKDLLLEIGLEEMPARFVTNSMNQLSDKVKSWLLDKKISFDEISAFSSPRRLAVLVTGVDTAQEDINEEAKGPAKKIALTEDGEWSKAAVGFSRGQGASIEDIFFKEINGVEYAHVSKFIKGKETAALLPELQQIVTSLSFPKNMRWANQELRFIRPIKWLMALFGNEVIPFAITNVQTSNLTRGHRFLGEEIEINNPSDYEKFLLAQYVITNPQERKSAILSQLEKIEEENDWVIPVDEDLLEEVNNLVEYPTALYGQFEEEYLELPEEVLITSMKEHQRYFPVKSKEGRLLPYFVTVRNGSHEHLEKVAKGNEKVLRARLSDAAFFYREDQKTEIAVSLEKLKNIVYHEEIGTLAEKVDRVRQLAAKLSENLHFSDEAKAVTDRAAEISKFDLVSHMVYEFPELQGFMGEKYALQKGEKESVARAINEHYMPRNAEDQTPASDAGAVLSIAEKLDTIVSSFAIGIIPSGSQDPYALRRQATGVIQTLLAKNWDLKLEELIALSSETVLNSKIGKKSKGELMQELVSFFKLRIKYMLQEKAVRYDLIEAVLGSEIGSVPSLVKRAEVLESHKDAEGFKESIEALSRVINIASKAENKGDIDSSLFDNEYEKALFNKYLSVNEELRKEVTEAAAFNLLISMKPEIDQYFEHTMVMDENQEIRSNRLHQMANLADVIKEFANMNEIIVK; this comes from the coding sequence ATGAATAAGAAAGATCTTCTGCTGGAAATTGGACTCGAAGAAATGCCTGCCAGATTTGTCACTAATTCAATGAATCAGCTTTCAGATAAAGTGAAATCATGGCTTTTGGATAAGAAAATATCTTTTGACGAGATCAGCGCTTTCTCTTCTCCACGCCGTTTGGCTGTTCTTGTAACGGGAGTAGATACCGCCCAGGAGGACATAAATGAGGAAGCGAAAGGACCTGCAAAAAAAATCGCCTTAACCGAGGATGGAGAATGGTCTAAAGCTGCGGTTGGATTTAGCCGGGGCCAGGGAGCTTCTATTGAAGATATATTCTTTAAAGAAATTAATGGGGTTGAATATGCCCATGTCAGCAAATTTATTAAAGGGAAAGAAACAGCAGCCCTGCTGCCGGAACTCCAGCAGATTGTTACCTCATTATCATTCCCGAAGAATATGCGCTGGGCAAACCAGGAACTGCGTTTTATCAGGCCGATCAAATGGCTTATGGCATTATTCGGAAATGAAGTCATTCCTTTTGCAATCACAAATGTTCAGACTTCTAACCTTACAAGGGGCCACCGCTTTCTGGGCGAAGAGATTGAAATTAACAATCCTTCTGATTATGAAAAGTTTCTGCTGGCGCAATATGTGATAACTAACCCTCAGGAAAGAAAAAGTGCTATTCTATCACAATTGGAAAAAATTGAAGAAGAGAATGACTGGGTGATCCCTGTCGATGAAGATTTATTGGAAGAAGTAAACAATCTGGTTGAGTACCCGACAGCATTATATGGCCAGTTTGAAGAGGAATACCTTGAGCTTCCGGAAGAGGTTTTAATTACCTCCATGAAGGAGCACCAGCGCTATTTTCCGGTAAAGTCCAAAGAGGGCAGGCTGCTTCCTTACTTTGTTACTGTCCGAAATGGATCACATGAACATTTGGAGAAAGTGGCTAAAGGAAATGAGAAAGTATTACGGGCAAGACTTTCTGATGCAGCTTTCTTCTACAGGGAAGACCAAAAAACGGAAATCGCGGTATCACTGGAAAAACTTAAAAACATTGTTTACCATGAAGAAATTGGAACTCTTGCTGAAAAGGTGGACCGTGTTCGCCAGCTTGCAGCTAAACTGAGTGAGAATCTTCATTTCAGTGATGAAGCAAAGGCCGTGACAGACCGGGCTGCTGAAATCAGCAAGTTCGACCTTGTTTCGCATATGGTTTATGAATTTCCAGAGCTGCAAGGCTTTATGGGTGAAAAATACGCCCTGCAAAAAGGTGAAAAGGAATCTGTGGCGCGTGCAATCAATGAACATTATATGCCGCGCAATGCAGAGGACCAGACGCCTGCAAGTGATGCTGGTGCAGTACTGTCTATTGCTGAAAAGCTGGACACAATTGTGTCTTCCTTTGCAATAGGGATTATTCCAAGCGGCTCCCAGGATCCATATGCTTTAAGAAGACAGGCAACGGGTGTTATCCAGACTTTACTGGCAAAAAATTGGGATCTAAAACTCGAAGAATTGATTGCATTATCTTCTGAGACTGTTCTTAATTCGAAGATTGGAAAGAAATCAAAAGGTGAATTGATGCAGGAACTGGTTTCTTTCTTTAAATTAAGAATCAAATATATGCTCCAGGAGAAGGCAGTGCGCTATGACTTAATTGAAGCTGTTTTAGGCAGTGAAATCGGTTCCGTGCCTTCACTTGTAAAAAGAGCTGAAGTATTGGAATCCCATAAGGATGCTGAAGGTTTCAAGGAAAGCATTGAAGCCCTTAGCCGAGTTATCAACATTGCTTCTAAGGCAGAGAATAAAGGGGACATAGATAGCAGCTTATTTGATAACGAATACGAAAAAGCTCTGTTCAACAAATATTTATCTGTGAACGAGGAATTAAGAAAAGAGGTTACAGAAGCAGCTGCCTTTAACTTGCTAATAAGCATGAAACCTGAAATTGATCAATACTTCGAGCATACTATGGTTATGGATGAAAATCAGGAAATTCGCAGCAATAGGCTGCATCAGATGGCAAACTTGGCTGATGTGATTAAGGAATTTGCAAATATGAACGAAATTATTGTTAAATAA
- the glyQ gene encoding glycine--tRNA ligase subunit alpha, whose translation MNIQNMILTLQKHWSEQGCILMQAYDTEKGAGTMSPYTFLRAIGPEPWNVAYVEPSRRPADGRYGENPNRLYQHHQFQVIMKPSPDNIQELYLDSLKALGIDPLEHDIRFVEDNWENPSLGCAGLGWEVWLDGMEITQFTYFQQVGGLECKPVSVEITYGIERLASYIQDKENVFDLEWTDGFTVRDIFLQPEFEHSKYTFETSDQEMLFNLFNIYEKEAHRQMDEGLVHPAYDYVLKCSHTFNLLDARGAISVTERTGYIARCRNLARKVAKTFYEEREKLGFPILKDKEEGSHE comes from the coding sequence ATGAATATTCAAAACATGATATTAACACTTCAAAAACATTGGTCTGAACAGGGTTGTATCTTGATGCAGGCTTATGACACTGAAAAAGGGGCCGGTACAATGAGCCCGTATACATTTTTAAGGGCGATTGGACCAGAGCCTTGGAATGTGGCTTATGTAGAGCCTTCACGCCGTCCGGCCGATGGGCGTTATGGAGAGAATCCAAACCGGCTTTATCAGCATCATCAATTTCAGGTGATCATGAAGCCCTCGCCTGATAATATTCAGGAGCTGTATCTTGATTCATTAAAAGCATTGGGCATTGATCCGCTTGAACATGATATCCGGTTTGTAGAAGATAACTGGGAAAATCCTTCTCTGGGCTGTGCAGGCTTAGGATGGGAAGTTTGGCTTGATGGTATGGAAATAACGCAGTTCACATATTTCCAGCAGGTAGGCGGATTGGAATGTAAGCCTGTTTCTGTTGAGATTACATACGGAATTGAAAGGCTCGCATCCTACATTCAGGACAAGGAAAATGTCTTTGACCTCGAATGGACTGACGGGTTTACGGTTAGAGATATTTTCTTGCAGCCTGAGTTCGAGCATTCGAAATACACATTTGAAACGTCTGATCAGGAAATGCTCTTCAATTTGTTCAATATTTATGAAAAAGAAGCACATAGGCAAATGGATGAAGGACTTGTACACCCAGCATATGACTATGTATTAAAATGCTCCCATACCTTTAATCTGCTTGATGCAAGGGGAGCGATTTCTGTAACAGAAAGAACAGGCTATATCGCACGATGCCGAAATCTGGCCAGAAAAGTAGCCAAAACTTTTTATGAAGAGAGAGAAAAACTTGGCTTCCCAATTTTAAAGGATAAGGAGGAAGGATCTCATGAATAA
- the recO gene encoding DNA repair protein RecO codes for MLDKCEGIVIRTTNYSETNKIVTLYTREWGKVGVMARGAKKPNSRLAAVTQLFTYGNFLVQRGSGLGTLQQGDMISSMRSIKEDIFLTAYASYIVDLTDKSIEDKKPNPFLFELLYQTLNLINEGYDPEILTNIYEMKMLNALGLYPVLDQCSVCGSTDGHFAFSIRENGLICHRCLGKDPYHYKVSQATIKLLRLFYFFDLSRLGNISVKPETKAELKKIISAYYEEYSGLNLKTKKFLNQMAKFNDLM; via the coding sequence TTGCTTGATAAATGTGAAGGCATCGTCATCAGGACAACTAACTATAGTGAAACAAATAAGATTGTTACTTTATATACCCGTGAATGGGGAAAAGTTGGTGTGATGGCACGAGGTGCGAAAAAGCCGAACAGCAGACTTGCTGCTGTCACCCAGCTTTTTACATACGGGAATTTTTTAGTTCAGCGTGGAAGCGGTTTGGGTACCCTGCAGCAGGGGGACATGATTTCATCCATGCGGTCCATTAAAGAAGATATTTTTCTGACGGCATATGCAAGCTATATTGTCGATTTGACTGATAAAAGCATCGAGGATAAGAAGCCTAATCCATTCTTATTCGAATTGCTGTATCAAACGCTAAATTTAATAAACGAAGGATATGACCCGGAAATTCTCACAAACATTTATGAAATGAAAATGCTGAATGCTCTGGGTTTATATCCAGTACTTGATCAATGTTCTGTCTGCGGAAGCACTGACGGACATTTTGCATTTTCTATCCGGGAAAACGGCCTGATTTGTCACCGCTGTCTTGGTAAGGATCCTTATCATTATAAAGTGTCGCAGGCGACAATTAAGCTGCTTCGCCTATTTTACTTTTTTGACTTGTCCCGGCTCGGCAATATCTCTGTCAAACCGGAAACCAAAGCTGAATTGAAGAAGATTATTTCTGCCTATTATGAAGAGTATTCAGGCTTAAACTTGAAGACAAAGAAGTTTTTGAATCAAATGGCTAAGTTTAATGATTTAATGTAA
- a CDS encoding YqzL family protein: MMDFTWRVFSQTGNIDTYLLFKELEKETQDIPGSNDEELAEADFPIS, from the coding sequence ATGATGGATTTTACCTGGAGAGTGTTTTCCCAGACAGGAAATATTGACACATATCTTCTCTTCAAGGAGCTAGAAAAGGAAACTCAGGATATACCCGGCAGCAATGATGAAGAGCTAGCAGAAGCTGATTTTCCCATCTCATAG
- the era gene encoding GTPase Era, protein MNNTTTPKGHKSGFISIIGRPNVGKSTFLNRVIGQKIAIMSDKPQTTRNKVQGVLTTNDAQYIFIDTPGIHKPKHKLGDFMMKVAQNTLKEVDVILFMVNAQEGFGRGEEFILEKFQSVRTPIFLVINKIDQVHPDELLKIIESYKEKYEFSEIIPISALEGNNVETLLGQIKEYIPEGPQFYPADQVTDHPERFIVSELIREKALHLTREEIPHSLAVTIDKMERREDKDVVHVMATIIVERDSQKGIVIGKQGKMLKEIGKRARVDIENLLGSKVFLELWVKVQKDWRNKMSQLRDFGFRDDEY, encoded by the coding sequence ATGAATAACACTACTACACCAAAAGGACACAAATCAGGGTTTATTTCTATAATCGGCAGACCGAACGTAGGAAAGTCAACGTTCTTAAATCGCGTAATTGGGCAGAAGATTGCGATTATGAGTGATAAACCGCAAACAACGCGCAATAAAGTTCAGGGTGTCCTGACAACCAATGACGCACAATATATTTTTATTGATACACCAGGAATTCATAAGCCAAAGCATAAACTGGGAGACTTTATGATGAAAGTTGCCCAAAATACACTTAAAGAAGTGGATGTCATCCTGTTTATGGTAAATGCCCAGGAAGGCTTTGGACGCGGTGAAGAATTCATACTTGAGAAATTTCAGTCAGTCCGTACACCGATTTTCCTTGTAATCAATAAGATTGACCAGGTACATCCAGATGAACTTCTTAAAATTATTGAGTCTTACAAGGAAAAGTACGAGTTCAGCGAAATTATCCCCATATCTGCTTTAGAAGGCAACAATGTAGAGACGCTGTTAGGACAGATTAAAGAATATATTCCGGAAGGGCCGCAGTTTTATCCGGCTGATCAAGTAACGGACCACCCAGAGAGATTTATCGTTTCCGAACTGATCAGGGAAAAAGCGCTGCATTTAACAAGAGAAGAAATACCGCACTCGCTTGCTGTAACCATTGATAAAATGGAGCGCCGCGAAGATAAGGATGTCGTTCATGTCATGGCTACTATCATTGTGGAACGTGACTCCCAAAAGGGCATTGTGATTGGAAAGCAAGGCAAAATGCTCAAGGAAATCGGAAAAAGAGCAAGGGTTGATATTGAGAATCTTCTTGGATCAAAGGTTTTTCTGGAGCTTTGGGTCAAAGTCCAAAAAGACTGGCGGAATAAAATGTCACAGCTCCGTGACTTTGGCTTCCGTGATGATGAGTACTAA
- a CDS encoding cytidine deaminase: MAWGATRFTGKEEIFVNSDQLIKEAKIARDRAYVPYSKFKVGAALLSSDGQVFHGCNIENAAYSMCNCAERTALFKAYSDGVKSFSAIAVVADTDRPVPPCGACRQVIAELCPPEMKVVLTNLKGDIKELTVEELLPGAFSPEDLHE; encoded by the coding sequence ATGGCGTGGGGAGCAACTCGCTTTACAGGAAAGGAAGAAATATTTGTGAACAGCGATCAACTAATAAAAGAAGCAAAGATTGCAAGAGATAGAGCATATGTGCCATATTCAAAATTCAAAGTAGGAGCAGCACTATTAAGCAGTGACGGGCAGGTCTTTCATGGCTGCAACATCGAAAATGCTGCGTACAGCATGTGTAATTGCGCTGAGAGGACTGCACTTTTTAAAGCGTATTCTGATGGCGTAAAAAGTTTTTCAGCCATAGCTGTAGTTGCTGACACAGACCGTCCTGTTCCCCCATGCGGTGCGTGCAGACAGGTAATAGCCGAATTATGTCCGCCTGAAATGAAAGTGGTTTTAACCAATTTAAAAGGGGATATTAAGGAATTAACAGTTGAAGAATTACTGCCAGGAGCATTTTCACCGGAGGATTTACATGAATAA
- a CDS encoding diacylglycerol kinase family protein: MNSGSQDRKVRKHSVLKSFSFAFSGIRTAILNERNLQIHFAVSIAVIIFGVFFGISSLEWMIILLAIGGMLSLELLNTAIERVVDLATEDYHPLAKQAKDIAAGAVLVYAIISVIIGGVIFLPKILIFLQ, encoded by the coding sequence ATGAATTCGGGCTCACAAGATAGAAAGGTCCGAAAACACAGTGTCCTCAAATCCTTTTCGTTTGCTTTTTCCGGCATTAGAACGGCAATATTGAATGAAAGGAATCTGCAGATACATTTTGCGGTGTCGATAGCTGTTATTATTTTTGGGGTATTCTTTGGCATTTCCAGCCTTGAATGGATGATCATTCTCCTGGCCATCGGGGGCATGCTCTCACTCGAACTGCTGAACACAGCCATTGAAAGAGTTGTGGATCTGGCAACAGAAGATTATCATCCCCTTGCAAAGCAAGCGAAGGATATTGCTGCTGGAGCAGTACTGGTGTATGCAATTATAAGTGTAATTATAGGCGGAGTTATATTTCTTCCTAAAATTCTCATATTTTTGCAGTAA
- the ybeY gene encoding rRNA maturation RNase YbeY yields MNLNIDFLDETNELQENEIAKIEELINFAASKESVEPESEVSITFVTNERIREINREYRDKDRPTDVISFAMEELGEGEIELIGADMPRVLGDIIISVAKAKEQAEEYGHSFIRELGFLAVHGFLHLLGYDHENPEDEKKMFSRQKDILDEFGLTR; encoded by the coding sequence ATGAATTTAAATATTGATTTTTTGGACGAAACAAATGAGCTTCAGGAAAATGAAATAGCCAAAATTGAAGAGCTTATTAATTTTGCTGCCTCTAAAGAATCTGTGGAGCCGGAAAGCGAAGTATCCATCACATTTGTGACCAATGAGCGCATCCGCGAAATCAACAGGGAGTACCGGGATAAAGATCGGCCGACAGATGTTATTTCTTTCGCAATGGAAGAATTGGGTGAAGGTGAAATCGAACTGATTGGTGCCGATATGCCCAGAGTCCTGGGGGATATCATTATCTCCGTTGCGAAGGCGAAGGAGCAGGCGGAGGAGTATGGACACTCTTTTATAAGGGAGCTCGGCTTTTTGGCGGTCCATGGCTTCCTTCATCTTCTTGGCTATGATCATGAAAATCCAGAAGATGAGAAAAAAATGTTTTCCCGCCAAAAGGATATATTAGATGAATTCGGGCTCACAAGATAG